In Entelurus aequoreus isolate RoL-2023_Sb linkage group LG12, RoL_Eaeq_v1.1, whole genome shotgun sequence, the DNA window TATcctttgtgtggaaattgttgattgtcatgtcacgtacggatgcaCTCTGTGGACGCCGTCTACGCTcctcacgctgtaagtttttgctgtcgtccagcattctgtttttgtttactctgtagccagttcagttttagtttcgttttgcatagccatccttaagcttcaatgccttttttaggagcactcgccttttgtttatttttggtttaagcattactgtatttttcggactataagtcgcagtttttttcatagtttggtgcgacttatactcaggagcgacttatgtgtgaaattattaacacattaccgtaaaatatcaaataatattatttagctcattcaggtaagagactagacgtataagatttcatgggatttagcgattaggagtgacagattgtttggtaaacgtatagcatgttctatatgttatagttatttcaatgactcttaccataatatgttacgttaacataccaggcacgttctcagttggttatttatgcctcatataacgtacacttattcagcctgttgttcactattctttatttattttaaattgcctttcaaatgtctattcttggggttggcttttatcaaataaatttccccaaaaaatgagatttatactccagtgcgacttatatatgtttttttccttctttattatgcatttttggccggtgcgacttatactccgaagcgacttatagtccgaaaaatactgtagatacatctacaaagcaattagctacctgctgccacctactgatatggaagagtagtacacggttactctgccgagctctagacagcacagacactcaacaacggcactttatttgcagatgataattactggtttgcataaaatatttttaacccgaataggtgaaattacataatctcccacggcacacaggTGTGTGCCGCAgcacaatggttgaaaaacactggtatatggAGCAGCCATCTTTACCTTTTTGAAGTGCGGGACTCTGTCGGCTGCCTGGAGTGTAACACATTCTGCCAGCGCTGGCAAAACCTGCAATATAAACAGTTTTTATTGGGATTGGAAGTTCTCAGCATACAAAGTGTGGATCCTTGGAAGCCCCGCCCACCATGCTGATGTGTGCTCTGGGAGTCCCCCTGCAGGTACATCATGGCGCCGCTTTGCCAATCTCCTTGGGACTGAGCCGGCATCTGATAGCCTGAAAATGCACAGCAACATGAAGGTCAATAAAAGCAAAAAAAGTCCCAAAGGAGCAAGGAGGGGTTAAAGTTGACTTACTCGACGGAGCCTCGACAGAATATCCCATGGCATCTGAAGACGGCGGGTTGTTGCCGTTCCCACTGGCGGTGGAAGGAACAGACGCTAGCAGACCTAAAGAAGCAGAGTTAGAGACAAGTCCTTCTTGGTTCATGTGGAGGTTCCTGGTCCTCACCGAGGCCTCTGTAGCAGGAGAGCTGCTGGTAGATCTGCTTCATGCGTTCGATGTTCAGGCGGCTGGACTCGGCGTGGTTCACCATGGGCTTGGGGTAATGCACGCCGATGATGCACTTGGCCGCCTTCTGCACGCCTTCCGGAGCGTTCCAGGGGTTGTAGATGTACTTGGCCGGGAATCCCCTCAGGACGGGCAGGTAGCGGCTGAGGGAAAGACACGGGTTGTTAAGTACAGTGTGAGGTAGGGTTGAAGGGTATACCGCTACTGGTACGGTATCGcgctactaatgaatcaaaaacgatactatactctgtttgaaaagtaccggttcccgggcatgacatcatgtcgtgacattgctggttttacaagcagaggagcatgttcggcagcgcgcacacacacggagtacttacaagcagacacagtgtgtagacagaaaagggagaatgggcgcattttggcttaaaaactgacgatgaaggtgaagttataacactgaaacaccctcaggaagaggtgctttaagacacaggtgtcaaactcaaggccgccatcattttatctggcccgcaaacacctggaaattatatgtgtcaataaagtacttcatattttctcactaaatgtaatggattattttcattttgactgaaaaaatatatgtactgcttgaaattgcatgccttttaaactttaatagtatccaatattgcaacaaatattacagtatattatcatactttccaaacttgtttttgtctaaataaaaatacttaacttcacagcaaactacccatcaaattattaaaaacgacaatacattttacggtgttctttacagcatattttaaaaaaatctaaccttTTTGGcgataaaattctgttgactgagctgccatatttttacggtaaaatcttgTTTATAACGGTGTATTATAGTAAATGGTAAGaccgtacatttgtttttactgtGGAAAAACTGGCagataagttgccagaataagaaaataaattgtactgtttttccattgacaatataattttgtaaaaacaaatgttaatttaacacaaaaattctagcaactaagctgccagctttttccgtaaaccccCCCAAAATACAgttgtactgttttttccatttaccgtaaaatgttgttaaaaaaaaacaaacaatctatATTGTACAGTAAAAAACCATTTATGTaaattttttaactgtaaaatcaatagtttacttaaaacaatttacatAATTAATAATGACATCAAATTCATACATTACTGGCTTTtacagcggggggtgtatattgtagcgtcccggaagagttagtgctgcaaggggttctgggtatttgttctgttgtgtttatgttgtgttagggacggcgtggcgaagttggtagagtggctgtgccagcaatcggagtgttgctggttactggggttcaattcccaccttctaccttcctagtcacgtccgttgtgtccttgggcaagacacttcaccctttgcctctgatggctgctggttagcgccttgcatggcagctcccgccatcagtgtgtgaatgtgtgtgtgaatgggtaaatgtggaaatactgtcaaagcgctttgagtaccttgaaggtggaaaagcgctatacaagtataacccatttatcatttatttatcatttattacggtgcggatgttctcccgaaatgtgtttgtcattcatgtttggtgtgggttcacagtgtggcgcatatttgtaacagtgttaaagttgtttatacgtccaccctcagtgtgacctgcatggctgttgaccaagtatgccttgcattcacttgtgtgtgaaaagccgtagatattatgtgattgggccggcacgcaaaggcagtgcctttaaggtttattggcgctctgtatttctcgtccgtgtacacagcggcgttttaaaaagtcatacattttactttttgaaaccgataccgataatttccgatattacattttaaagcatttattatcggacatctctaaatagaaccaatgtatgatcctgtaactacttggtagttTTTCCctcatgttgacaaaataataggtgtataaatgacacaatatgttactgcatacgtcagcagactaactaggagtctttgtttgtttacttactactgaaagacaagttgtctagtacagtggttctcaaccttttttcagtgatgtaccccctgtgaaaatgtttttaattcaagtaccccctaatcagagcaaagcatttttggttgaaaaaaaagagataaagaagtaaaatacagcactatgtcatcagtttctgatttattaaattgtataacagtgcaaaatattgctcatttgtagtggtatttcttggactatttggaaaaaaagatataaaaataactaaaaacgtgttaaaaaataaacaagagaTTCAATTATActgtaaataaagatttttacacatagaagtaatcatcaacttaaagtgccttctttggggattgtaatagagatccatctggattcattaacttaattctaaacatttattcacaaaaaaagaaatctttaacatcaatatttatggaacatgtccacaaaaaaatctagctgtcaacactgaatattgcattgtaatgaatggaatagcctacttgatttgatgttcagtttatgaacttacattcatattttgttgaaatattattcaataaatatatttataaaggatttttgaattgttgctatttttaggatattaaaaaaaatctcacgtaccccttggcataccttcaagtacccccaggggtacgcgtacccccatttgagaaccactggtctaataggttcactattttatttaaggacaaaattgcaataaaaaacatatgtttaatgtacccttagattttttgttcaaataaaaccaataatgccatttttgtggtctgctttctttagaaaagtattgaaatacattttggtaccggtaccaaaatattggtatggagacaacaatGAGGTCACGAGTAGACGCAAGCACACCAACGGGAAGTGTGCCACTTACCGTATGTAATCTCCGttgggatcggtgcggcgtccgaAGCCCACAGGACAGTAGCAGTGGAAGAACTGCTGGAAGAAGGAGCTGCATGAGAGCCACATCCAGCTGCCGGCGTTCACGCTCCAGTCGGCGTCCAGCAGCAGCTCCTCGAACACCTCCAAATAAAAAAGCCCAAGTTAGATCACCTCCACTTTGAAAAAGGAGAACATTCCCACGTCTCATCCTCTCGCCCACCTTCATGCCCTCCTCCCAGCTGATCCACAGGTCCCCTCGCGTCAGGAAGCAGGCCACGGCGTGCCGGGCCAGGTGGTGGATCCAGCCTTCCTGCCTCAGCTGGGTCATGACGGCGTCGATCCAGGGGAAGCCCGTGCGGCCCTCGGCCCACTTGGCCAGGGCCTCGGCGTTGCGGTCCCACGGGATCTGCACGCAGATAGGGTTGCTCTCCATCTTGTCGAAGCAGGGGTTGTTGGTGGCCGCCGTGTAGAAGAACTCGCGCCACAGCAGCTGGCCGTACAGCGAGAGCGGCGGCGAGCTGTTCTTCTTCACCTTTGGGAGAGAGTTATTAATAAACTGCATCAATCGAGGAGGCGTAGGAGGAGAAGCCATGTTTGTGTACCGGGACATACCTTCTTGTAGAGGTCGGTGAGTTTGAAGTAAAACAGCCGGCAGGAGAGGCAACCGAAGCGAAGATAGGGGCTGAGGCCGGTCGGGCTGGCCAGGAGAGAGTTGGCGTTCATTCTGGGACGCTCGAAGTTGGCCACCCAAGCCTGGAGGATCAAGATCAAGACTTTGGACATGCCCACTTGACAATAAACAACTGTTTATCTCCCTATACCGCGTGGCCCTGAACGCAACATCTGAATGATGAAGATTCATTCAAAAGCCAATAGAATCAAGATCCCGCCTCCAAATTGACCAATATGTTGATCAGAAATTTACCAGGAAGGACTCACAGGAAGTTACACTTTAGGGTCTATCTTTGGGaaatgactagggatgtccgataatggcttttttgccgatatctgatattccgatattgtccaactcttaattaccgatatcgatatcaaccgataccgatatcaactgataccgatatatacagtcgtggaattaacacattattatgcctaatttggacaaccaggtatggggaagataaggtcctttcttaaaaaattaataaaataagataaataaattaaatacattttcttgaataaaagagtaaaacaatataaaagcagttacatagaaactagtaattaatgaaaatgagtaaaattaactgttaaaggttagtactattagtggaccagcagcacacacaatcatgtgcgcttacggactgtatcccttgcagactgtattgatctatattgatgtataatgtaggaaccagaaacaacccttttgtgtgaatgagtgtaaatgggggagggagtttttttgggttggtgcactaattgtaagtgtatcttgtgttttttatgttgctttaataaaaaataaaataaataaataaaataaaaaaacgataccgataataaaaaaagcgataccgataatttccgatattacattttaaagcatttatctctagaaATGACTGTTAAATATAACAACACAGAAGataaaatataacaatataagcaaaaatatgactaaattaaGGGTAAAATATGAGAAGAAATAGGATAGGATATGACAAAATATGAGATCAATTATAAGAAAATATACATGACAAAATATAGGGTAAAACATGACAACATATAGGggagtgaatctttgggcacctaacaattAGATCTGATTCAGATTCCTGGGTGACGATTGAATTCACAATCAAATCTCGATTCAAACggattctcgcaatatattacTTGGTAGAATAATTATAatgacaggttagaaaagctccatctggttgcatggagattgcCTGAAAAccattagtttgtttttttaaatgtatctattttttccaaagatttttttaaaattcaatttGTAGAAAAAATATTAATTGATTTAGAATTGGGAAGAATAAGAAtagcgattcggatgtgaatcaatttttttgtgcactcctgctaaaatatgtgacctgtgctggcaaaatgagtcacaatgaggacattttaaaaactgagttattgttatttacacattctccatctaaagaccttcaaaatgatatatggtttgttggaatcggacagaaaatgaccgagttacatccgattgaagtcgaccaagtttgagggtccgttttgagaaaaaccagcttaaagtttactgttccagaacagaatgttccaaaacaaaactccatagcaaccataccttaaaagtccttgtagcaacaccaaaattggtacaattaaagtcaaatcccatgtctaaaggaaaaatataattcaactctattgaaaacggttatgtacaaaaatttcaacactgttatgtcacagtttttttgttcactggtcagtttgtcagctggtcagctgtccgtaatattcctgaccagcagccctaagaagattcgccgactgcagtgaatttagcgcacttgcaaccgcctgtgtatcctctccaccttctaaatccattacggaatgtaaaacagtctaacttatccacaaaaataataattaaatgtttgaaaatcacctttttttacataatattccgctcgaattactgtgttgtttttcatcagggcgcagccatgataccacaatgcaccgcgcggggtgattcaaccaatgagggtacgcctcacagcgacccttagcaacaagccggatttgtttacgtcgggacaggtttaaaaactcaaattgtattggttcagaatggcgtcatcgggaattccatgctcatttttagaaagtaggtaaacttggcgtcacaatgataacAAATATGGCTAgtgggattcccccttattgacgtgagtgagcgttgaaaacactggattttctcaaggaattttaacacaaaagactaatttctgaagacatacctcgtacaaaaccttcaaataaaggtgatttaagatgttttcttgctatttcgatgattgggatcgctagattgtggctttatggactaatttttgtgaaaatctcaatttcaaccaagttTTTTCACTTATATACttgtagctcaaaattagcctgtgcgcattccgactcattttgccagcacgggtcacatatgaCATAGGGTAAAAAACACCATTTAACAAAATTCAAGCACTTTctaattcatttttaaatgttcaaGCCTTTCCAGCAGCCTAGAGTTAGGTATTGACACTCATTTTTACATACTCTAAATTATTGTCACATTAAAACTGCTATTTTAGATTAGGATCAGCTTATTAGTAATCCAAAGAGGTTAATTAGGTCTTCAAAAAATgatgcaatttgttattcttataaccagacctgtgtgtttacttcCATACCTGAAGTAAACACAAAGGTcgggctataagaataacaaattgcagGAGCAGCTAATCCTTTATTGGCCCTCTGCGTATTCTTAAAAGAGAAATGAGTCATTATTAATCAGATGTATTGTTAGATATTACACTACTTCGCTTTGTCAGCTAAAACACAAAGCTAGGATGTGGATGTCATTTCAATATcaaactccttttcgaacatgttgaatagagaaactggaaattgtgatgtatcatgttgtatgcatgcatgtgtgatgtatcatgttgtatgcatgcatgtgtgatgtatcatgttgtatgcatgcatgtgtgatgtaccatgttgtatgcatgcatgcatgtgtgatgtatcatgttgtatgcatgcatgtgtgatgtatcatgttgtatgcatgcatgtgtgatgtatcacgttgtatgcatgcatgcatgtgtgatgtatcatgttgtatgcatgcatgtgtgatgtatcatgttgtttgcatgatgtatcatgttgtatgcatgcatgcatgtgtgatgtatcatgttgtatgcatgcatgtgtgatgtatcatgttgtatgcatgcatgtgtgatgtatcacgttgtatgcatgcatgcatgtgtgatgtaccatgttgtatgcatgcatgcatgtgtgatgtatcatgttgtatgcatgcatgtgtgatgtatcatgttgtttgcatgcatgtgtgatgtatcacgttgtatgcatgcatgcatgtgtgatgtatcatgttgtatgcatgcatgtgtgatgtatcatgttgtttgcatgatgtatcatgttgtatgcataaataaacacaaacttaatATTATAGCGAAAGTGACCATGACTATTAGTAAAACAACAGGTAGTTAAATTGACTAACCTTCCTCTCCAAATGTCTTTCCAGCCGCGTGAGGGCTTCTGTTTCTCCTCCAGGCCACACGGCCGACGACAAGCCTTCCGTATCGAAACCTGCAAGAGGAGCATCACACGTCACACACTCGTCTTCGATATCAGCCGCTCAGTATCGTCCGTGTCTTCACTCACCCAGCTCCTCCAGCGACGGCACGCCAAATTTGTCGTCGTGCTCGTCGGACAGCGGCGTGGAGCACTTCCCCATGATCTCGGCCGTGATGGACTCGGCGGGCACTTCCACGGCGTCCATGTGACTGATGAGGGTCTGAAAGCGCTTGTAGGTGAGGGGCGACTGACCGCCGTTTAACTCGATGATCCTGCAGGGGGAAATTACAGCTGAGTGGTGGTCGGCGAAGGAATGAGGTGTTGGGGCGGGGGGTCGTGCACTCACTTGTCCAGGTCATAGAGCGTGTGGGAGATGCGCACCGTCACCTCCACGCCGGCCTCTGACGCCAGCTTCTTAATGGCGGCATCTCGCTCCTTCCCAAAGGGCTCCGAGTCATATTCGTAAGACAGACGGGATATTTTCCACTCCTGGGGTAGCGAAAAAGAGGGGAGATTATTTTCGTGTTGGTGTCTGCTTGGCACGGTTACACGGGATAACGGCGTCACCTTGAAGAGCCTGGGAAAGACGTCGGTGGGTTGGCCTCTTATCACGAAGAGACGGGAGTTGAGTTTACGGAGGCTGGAGTCCAAATCCTCCAGACTCTGCAGCAGGAATCTAAGGAGGAAATAAATGAATTTTTTCACAGAGCAAAGGAAATAAACATGTTTGTTAGCTTTGTGTGGGCAGAGCAAACACACACGAAAATAAGTGGAACTAGCAATGGAGCTGTTGCCATAGCAACCAAAATCGGTAGGTGGAAGCCCACTAATGACCTGGATGAAAATgtcctgaaattttttttaatataaactcTTTTCCTCACAGTGTTCCAGAAGTTAGTGAATATGCAGTACTCACAAATTCAGaaattcattgtacaaaacccaaaaccagtgaagttggcacgttgtgtaaatggtaaataaaaacagaatacaatgatttgctaatccttttcaacctatattcaattgaacagaccgcaaagacaagacacttaacgttcgaacttgtaaactttgttattttgggcataaaaacagcttccgtgaaatgctcagtcattcacaaacaaggacggggcgagggtcaccactttgtgaacaaatgcgtgagcaaattatccaacagtttaagaacaacatttctcaaccagctattgcaagaaatttagggatttcaccatctacggtctgtaatatcatcaaaaagttttgggttttgtaacttATTCATGATATCATTTCAATTCAAGCACTTTCTAACTCATTTTAAATgttcaaactagggatgtccgataatatcggactgccgatattatcggccgataaatgctttaaaatggaatatcggaaattatcggtataggtttcaaaattatcggtatcggtttcaaaaagtaaaatgtatgactttttaaaccgccgctgtgtacacggacgtagggagaagtacagagcgccaataaaccttaaaggcactgcctttgcgtgccggccaagtcacataatatctacggcttttcacacacacaagtgaatgcaaggcatacttggtcaacagccatacaggtcacactgagggtggacgtataaacaactttaacactgctacaaatatgcgccacactgtgaacccacaccaaacaagaatgacaaacacatttcgagagaacatccgcaccgtaatacaacataaacacaacagaacaaatacccagaaaccttgcagcactaactcttccgggacgctacaatatacacccccccccaacctcctcatggtctctcagggagagcatgtcccaaattccaagctgctgttttgaggcatgttaaaaaaaaaaaacactttgtgacttcaataataaatatggcagtgccatgttggcatttttttcccataacttgagttgatttatttttggaaaaccttgttacattgtttaatgcatccagcggggcatcacaacaaaattaggcataatgatgtgttaattccacggtatcggtaattaagagttggacaatatcggagtatcggatatcggcaaaaaagtcattatcggacatttctagttcAAACCTTTCAAGCACCCTTGAATTAGTTATTGATGTCAAATTTTTATATTCTCTAAATTATTATCACACCTAAACTAATATTTAAGATCAGGATCAGCTGGTCTTTTATTGGTCCTCTGTGTGTTGTTAAAAGACAAAAGATGTATCAGGGTTGCGCCTACATGTAATTGATTAAAAATTAATCAACTACACCAATTACTGGATAGATTACTCGCTGActaaataatcaatagctgcagcccttTAATCGGTCTACTAGTAGTAACTAACAAATCAAATCTGTTGTCAGCTGGCCCGTGTTGGCGCCGTCAAGCAACTCACAATTTCAAGTGCAACTTCCTGTATTTCCTCCACTTTGGGGGGCAAACACGAGCCCCTCGACACCATCAGTATGTGACGGAAGCGGCTCTGTAAGGATTAGCGCTCACGGCGACTGTGCTCTGTGGAAATAGTTGGGTGGGCTCACTGCAGAAGTAGGTCACACAGACAGGAATGAGGCAGAGGGTGGAGCGGGGGGGTTGGAGGGGGGGGCCTACAAACACATTGACCCACTTCAGTAATAACGTGGACAGTTCACGAGATCAAGTTTTGCTGAACGCTCgagtggttgttgttgttttcctgcacACAACAACAGCATCTGCGTCATTCAGTTATATAATAAAAACGTGGATGCTCTGTTGCAGACCCTCGCCAGTTACAGCAGGGGACGCCCGCACAATAAAAGCCATCCTTGTCaaagactgccatcagttttactccctacacttaaccatgtgcagactttgcaccctttgttatatacacatgttgtgtttctaatataaatacatttaataaagtcaaatacaaataaggcaacaagagaagtatcctacacttctcttttgtaaagtaaatctgaacaaccgatatgggcatctacatcaactatatgatttgcctgagaagctggagagggcaaaataaaaataaaaaataaaataaaaaaataaagtttttattttttatttgtggcggacgtaattctttcgtggcgggccgccacaaataaatgaatgtgtgggaaaccctgaagtTGAAGCTTGTGCTTCATTCAGAGGAAACACTGCAGGAAGTGAACACATGTTCTATGATATTATGTAAACAGCAGGTGACATGGTCAACACATGGTAAGAACCAATTATCATAATTGCTATAGTTTTAAAAAGGGGTAATGTTAACCAAAAcggacttcttcctactccttctgGGAGTTGATGAGTGTAATCATGTATGCAAATTAAGCATGACCAAAACAAATAaatcacagaacactttcccacttggcatcagtccatcttagatgagctcgggcccagcgaagacggcagcgttactgggtgttgttgataaatggcttttcgctttgtatagtaggagttttaacttgcacttacagatgtagcgaccaactgtagttactgacagtggttttctgaagtgttcctgagcccatgtggtgatatcctttacacactgatgtcgctttttgatgcagtaccgcctaaggcaggggtcgggaacctttttgtctgagagagccatgaaagccaaatattttaaaatacatttctgtgagagccatataatattttgtaacactgaatacaactaaatgcgtgcatttttaagtaagaccaacatttttagagtataataagtctcttattctttttattaacattgttattctgaagctaaccaatacaataataaataaaat includes these proteins:
- the cry1a gene encoding cryptochrome circadian regulator 1a; the encoded protein is MVVNTIHWFRKGLRLHDNPSLKESLLGADTVRCVYILDPWFAGSSNVGINRWRFLLQSLEDLDSSLRKLNSRLFVIRGQPTDVFPRLFKEWKISRLSYEYDSEPFGKERDAAIKKLASEAGVEVTVRISHTLYDLDKIIELNGGQSPLTYKRFQTLISHMDAVEVPAESITAEIMGKCSTPLSDEHDDKFGVPSLEELGFDTEGLSSAVWPGGETEALTRLERHLERKAWVANFERPRMNANSLLASPTGLSPYLRFGCLSCRLFYFKLTDLYKKVKKNSSPPLSLYGQLLWREFFYTAATNNPCFDKMESNPICVQIPWDRNAEALAKWAEGRTGFPWIDAVMTQLRQEGWIHHLARHAVACFLTRGDLWISWEEGMKVFEELLLDADWSVNAGSWMWLSCSSFFQQFFHCYCPVGFGRRTDPNGDYIRRYLPVLRGFPAKYIYNPWNAPEGVQKAAKCIIGVHYPKPMVNHAESSRLNIERMKQIYQQLSCYRGLGLLASVPSTASGNGNNPPSSDAMGYSVEAPSSYQMPAQSQGDWQSGAMMYLQGDSQSTHQHGFASAGRMCYTPGSRQSPALQKGPELQTSSKRHCEDPGKSKSSKIQRH